AAATGGACCAAAACGCCTCATGTGCTCTCCTCATTCCCTGGAttcctctgagctgtttttatAGATTTCTGTTCCTTCCCTAACAGATAAGACAGAAGAACAAATCACCGCCGTCACCTAAACTGAACTGTTTAGAGCAGAGCGGCACTGCTACATGAGATAACCACCAGTCTGTGGAAACAAACCGAGGTCGCACAACCTCGGTGTCAACTTTCCCCCATTTGTGCTGATCCAAAAATACTTACTACTGGTTTGGAAATGGGAGGTGGCCTGCAGCTCTGCCACCtgctgcaacacagagacaaacagcaacCAAACTCTGGTGGTTTAGAAGGTCAAAAGTGACAAAAGCCATGTTGGAAGCAGGAaaattctttttaattttttactCCAAGTATGCACTTATTGTTCTTACCAAAAGTTTAACCAGCAAATACTTTGATAACAACACAATTTGAGTTTTGAGggtttgctgtgtttctttgtccGATGTTATAAACTCAATATCTCtgagttttggactgctggttggacaaacacaacaattcaAAGAGATGTCACTTTCAATTCAAAATCAGCAGTTTTAAGACCAATGATAATAAACCTTAGTAATAGCCCTATTAATAAGTAATGTATAACTGAAGGTGTAAACAGTTGTTAGCTGTAGCTCCAGTTTGAGGGAATATGATAGCAAGTCATTATTATCTTATTGACCGTTTCCTGTCAGTAGACTTGATCAGCACAAACCTGAATATAACCAGAGAAGGCAGCACAACGTACAATAAACTCTATAAACCAATGTGTAAGCACTGCATGGAGGAACAATGCAGGAATATTAAAGTGACTAATACTTCACTTaacaacactgctgctgtaacTTTATCTTTTACATCTGTAAATCATTTATAAAGAAAAAACTAATGGTGCTATTCCACTGTTGATTCATTTAAGGAAGGGCTGCGTAGGAAAAATAAGATTCCCTGCACTTAGTGACCCTCAAATCACTGACAACAGCTGCTGAAGTGGACTGACTGAAGAAACAAGGACAGAAAAAATACATATCATCACATGTCTGGAAATGTAGTGCTGTGAGAAAGACATGAACAAATGAAGTAAGAGGAGACAGACTCACCTTTGCACGCCTGGTCTGTTGATATCCGGGTGAGGCTCTCTGTCAGTGGCACCATGCTGCTTACTGACACGTTCAAGAGCGCCACGTTAGTTAGAAACAACTTGTTTGGATATCTTTAAGGCCCAAAACCAGGACAGCAGACAATACAATGAGCCCATTCTTTAGAAAATGAACTCTTTGAGGTTTTATCTCCACTGCTGTGTCCAGAAAGCGTCACACTCACCTTCCACCTGGCTAATCTCTCGGTCCACGCTCCATGTGATCACAAATTGTTTTGAATCTTCTTCCGGGGTTGAAGTTGTGGGCGTTGCCACACGTGATGACGCAGCAGCCGCCAAAATCAAATATCCGCAGCTTGCAGCgaatattttcctctgagcaCCTCcattattaaacacaatatAAAGAAAAACGCTTGAGAAACATGGAGGCAGCGTCCGCGACAGGTAACTCGGACCGTTGGAAACTAACTGAATGCTACTACTTACTGCTAGCTTAAGGCTATTGTTAGCTAGCCTGTAAAGGACTTTCGTAGTTCGTTCGCTAGCGCCCGCTGAAGCGTTAACATCGTATTCGCAACGTTACGTCTTTGTCATCTGAGTTAGTTGGcgtctttctttttaattcgCAGGTGTGTTGAGTCATCTCAGTCTGCTGGAAGTTCAGGCGAGGAGCCATAAGactcagcctcagcagcagagtCGTGTGAAGGAGCTGAAGGCTAAAGTTGAAGCGCTGAGGATCCAGAGGGAGCAGCTGAAGGCAGAGATAGAGACGCACAAGGTGGGATGACAGGACAGATTGATTCGGTGTGTTCAGCTGACACCGTTCACTGTGAAGAtctttttacataaaaaacaaatatgtacTGTCATTGACATCCGCTTAGTTCAGGTGCACCGAGCTAAGACTAatgcagtctgtccagcagctctgcctccacctTCACCGGTGGTGGAATGAACCTCAATACATCAAGTAGTGTACTTAAGGACTAAttagtatttctattttatgcaactttatacttctacactcagaggcaaatatacttttactccactacatgtgTCTGACTGCTTTAGTTACCAGTTAAGTCTCAGATTACAGTTTTTCCAAATCTGACAAATTGAGGTATTACATGGGCATTTTATGGGTTGACAAATATATTTTAGATAGAAATACAAATTTGACTTACTTACTTAAATTAATGCAGTcgtaatattaatccaaaacacTTTACACAAtggcaaaacactgacaggggcCATTTTTCTTCATAATGAATACTTTCAATTTTGATAATTTAAATAAAGGTACAATAActtgttttgaatgcaggacattTACTTGTACTGGAACACCAACTGAGAGCCAGGCCTAAAACCTCACTGGTTGGCTTCACTAACGCtccaaatccctgcagccatgtTCAGAAATACAGCAAAAGACTTCCCAGGGGAGGGGAGGCTGTCACAGCAGCAAATTAATGTTAATGGTTTTGGAATGAGACGTGTCTCGAGAGTGCTGAGGCAGCTCGCTGAGCacatttcagtgattttaaGAAGTCACCTTAACTTTATTATAAGTCACTCACTTTATAGatcatgtgttttcctgttggcTGATGTGTCGGTGCTGCTTACACCATCCTGCCTCAGAATCTCCAGAAACTGAGGGCATCTATGGACAAACAGTGtacacatgaagaagaggaggaggaaatggatgAAGACTCACAACTGCTGCGGCTGAtggccagacacacacaactgaaAGACCTTCTGCATGCTCATCATGTCATTGGTACTCACCCATTTATTATGTAtctgacagtgaaatgttttcattaatgccATCCAATCACATATCATCATGTCTtactcccctctctctgttattGGCTGATGTCACTAGGTGGGTACAACGTCATGAAGACTCGTCAGGGTAAAGGAATATGCGTGTCACTGGCAACGGCCTACGAAGGCGTCTTCTTAGAAACCTACAACCTGGAGATAGACCTGAAGCCGACGATGAGGATCAGTCGTCACAACATTCCCCCGTACATTCCCCTGAACAGCCTGGCTGAACAGAGCAACTTGCAGACAGACCTAAGAACTTTTCTGGACACCCTCAGCCAACATCTCAACGCCTTTGCTGGTCGCAAGCAGCAGTTGAAACTTGTGAAGGTGCCACAtttcgcttttttttttgtatatgttTGTTAAATAATCTCACAGAATGAGTAGTTTGTTGGTCATTGtggaagcagctgctgtgacgCTACCATCAAATATAAATCTGTGAGTCTGAGGTGAGTAAAAATAAttcacatttcta
This window of the Chaetodon auriga isolate fChaAug3 chromosome 14, fChaAug3.hap1, whole genome shotgun sequence genome carries:
- the cenpo gene encoding centromere protein O gives rise to the protein MEAASATGVLSHLSLLEVQARSHKTQPQQQSRVKELKAKVEALRIQREQLKAEIETHKNLQKLRASMDKQCTHEEEEEEMDEDSQLLRLMARHTQLKDLLHAHHVIGGYNVMKTRQGKGICVSLATAYEGVFLETYNLEIDLKPTMRISRHNIPPYIPLNSLAEQSNLQTDLRTFLDTLSQHLNAFAGRKQQLKLVKELHKSVDVMESNVLCSILVLMFTVPRDKTAVLCTLDYTDHTRCLPTRVHFESEEKALPDSPEWKNPCRLLMETPVHKALIAMRKMGNIV